A region from the Triticum aestivum cultivar Chinese Spring chromosome 3D, IWGSC CS RefSeq v2.1, whole genome shotgun sequence genome encodes:
- the LOC123075777 gene encoding uncharacterized protein gives MAALLRFAARKVCSRASLERLPQVSFTATTSLAVVKELEQQRTLPWTILFHGRVSSLRWFSSSSESPDKILAAQVEDKKEELRHLLRELDVLRTQKCAIAAREKEKKVSEKKKHKENKKLLHLLSLGDPLYQLHRQGIYVT, from the exons ATGGCGGCCTTGCTTCGGTTTGCAGCGAGGAAGGTCTGCAGCCGCGCCAGCCTTGAGCGACTACCGCAGGTCAGCTTCACTGCGACCACGTCGCTTGCCGTCGTAAAGGAGCTGGAACAGCAGCGGACGCTGCCCTGGACGATTCTTTTCCATGGCCGGGTGAGCTCGCTTCGCTGGTTCagcagctcctccgaatcaccagACAAG ATCCTTGCGGCACAAGTGGAGGACAAGAAAGAAGAGCTGCGCCATCTTCTTCGTGAGCTGGATGTGCTCCGCACCCAGAAATGCGCCATCGCCGCCAGGGAGAAGGAGAAAAAAGTTTCAGAGAAAAAGAAACataaggagaacaagaagctcctCCACCTGCTTTCATTGGGCGACCCACTATATCAGCTGCATCGTCAGGGTATTTATGTTACTTGA